The following are from one region of the Natronosporangium hydrolyticum genome:
- a CDS encoding class I SAM-dependent methyltransferase encodes MVSEQSETELQSEVLEDLRGARHYRRWLVRLAAPYLGDSPIEIGSGIGDYAAELAVGRESYTATEYDPQRFAVLADRFADHPVINARRLGLPTDQTGGYSGAAMFNVLEHIEDDSAALRSLAGLVQPGGAVVVYVPAFNGAMSRFDRMIGHYRRYTKRSLAATMTAAGLRVERLHYVNSVGLISWFLLMRCLRMVPRDTLALRCYDATVIRSVSWLERFLRPPFGQSVFAVGRVPERRS; translated from the coding sequence GTGGTGAGCGAGCAGAGCGAGACCGAGCTGCAGTCGGAGGTGCTGGAAGATCTCCGGGGCGCCCGGCACTACCGGCGGTGGCTGGTGCGGCTGGCCGCGCCGTACCTCGGGGATTCCCCGATCGAGATCGGCAGCGGGATCGGTGACTACGCCGCTGAGTTGGCGGTCGGGCGGGAGAGTTACACCGCCACCGAGTACGACCCGCAACGGTTCGCGGTGCTCGCCGACCGGTTCGCCGACCACCCGGTGATCAACGCCCGGCGGCTGGGGTTGCCCACCGACCAGACCGGCGGTTACAGCGGCGCGGCGATGTTCAACGTGCTGGAGCACATCGAGGACGACAGCGCCGCGCTGCGCAGCCTCGCCGGGCTGGTCCAGCCAGGGGGTGCGGTGGTGGTCTACGTTCCCGCGTTCAACGGGGCGATGAGCCGCTTCGACCGGATGATCGGCCACTACCGGCGGTACACCAAGCGCAGCCTCGCCGCCACCATGACCGCGGCCGGGCTGCGGGTGGAGCGGCTGCACTACGTCAACTCGGTCGGCCTGATCTCCTGGTTCCTGCTGATGCGCTGCCTGCGGATGGTGCCGCGGGACACGCTGGCGCTGCGCTGCTACGACGCCACGGTGATCAGGTCGGTCTCGTGGCTGGAGCGGTTCCTGCGGCCACCGTTCGGCCAGTCGGTCTTCGCGGTGGGCCGGGTACCTGAGCGCCGAT